From Oreochromis aureus strain Israel breed Guangdong linkage group 4, ZZ_aureus, whole genome shotgun sequence, a single genomic window includes:
- the nptx2a gene encoding neuronal pentraxin-2a isoform X2 yields MLALVVGLLYLVAGRAVRSQDATGSRFVCNAIPPGAEPGCGYGPTGNRVQSSSPVEDELRNTIIQLRETILQQKETIVSQQGTIKELNSKLARCEAAADESSQGKSRGQGSRRKEYGKNTMGDLPRDPSETIDQLGKTMQSLKGRLENLEVRWNSALTPLPPELRELLRQRLGALETQLLRKVAELEEEKSQLYNETAAHRQRTESALNSLLERITELEKNNNAFKSPEDFKVSLPLRTNYLYGRIKKSLPEMYAFTVCMWLKSSASPGIGTPFSYGVPGQANEIVLIEWGNNPIELLVNDKVAQLPLSVSDGRWHHICITWTTRDGFWEAYQDGERLGTGDNLAPWHPIKPGGVIILGQEQDIVGGRFDATQAFVGELSQFNMWDRVLRPVDIMGLANCSAYMPGNVVPWIDANVEVFGGATKAALEICEDRAFDS; encoded by the exons ATGCTGGCCTTAGTAGTTGGACTGTTGTATCTAGTCGCTGGACGCGCGGTGCGAAGCCAGGATGCTACAGGTAGCCGCTTTGTATGTAACGCTATTCCTCCGGGCGCAGAGCCCGGCTGCGGGTATGGTCCTACGGGGAACCGTGTCCAGAGCAGCAGCCCAGTGGAGGACGAGCTTCGGAATACGATCATCCAGCTTAGGGAGACCATCCTGCAGCAGAAGGAGACCATCGTGAGCCAGCAGGGAACCATCAAGGAGCTCAACTCAAAGCTTGCGCGCTGTGAGGCGGCAGCCGACGAGTCGTCGCAGGGCAAGTCCCGAGGTCAGGGCTCCAGACGGAAGGAGTACGGCAAGAACACCATGGGAGACTTGCCCCGGGACCCCAGTGAAACTATAGATCAACTGGGCAAGACCATGCAGAGTCTTAAAGGTCGGCTGGAGAACTTGGAGGTAAGGTGGAA CTCGGCCCTGACTCCCTTGCCACCAGAGCTCAGGGAGCTGCTGCGGCAACGTTTGGGGGCGCTGGAGACCCAGCTCCTCCGGAAGGTggctgagctggaggaggagaagagccAGCTCTACAATGAAACAGCAGCCCACCGCCAACGCACCGAGAGTGCGCTCAATTCCCTCCTGGAGAGGATCACAGAGCTCGAAAAAA ATAATAATGCCTTCAAGTCACCTGAGGATTTCAAGGTGTCCCTTCCTCTCCGTACAAACTACCTGTATGGACGCATCAAGAAGAGCCTCCCGGAGATGTACGCCTTCACTGTCTGCATGTGGCTCAAGTCCAGCGCTAGTCCGGGAATAGGAACTCCATTTTCATACGGCGTTCCAGGCCAGGCCAATGAGATAGTCCTCATCGAATGGGGGAACAATCCCATTGAGCTACTAGTCAATGACAAG GTGGCCCAACTCCCTCTGTCAGTGAGTGACGGGCGCTGGCACCACATTTGCATCACCTGGACAACTAGAGATGGTTTCTGGGAGGCTTACCAGGATGGCGAGCGTTTAGGCACTGGGGAcaacctggccccctggcaccCAATTAAACCTGGAGGGGTGATCATCCTGGGCCAGGAGCAG GACATTGTGGGAGGCCGTTTTGATGCCACCCAGGCTTTTGTGGGCGAGCTGAGCCAGTTCAACATGTGGGACAGAGTACTGCGGCCTGTGGACATCATGGGCCTGGCCAACTGTTCAGCATACATGCCTGGAAACGTGGTTCCTTGGATTGATGCTAACGTGGAAGTGTTTGGAGGTGCCACCAAGGCTGCTCTGGAAATCTGTGAAGACCGTGCTTTTGATTCCTAA
- the nptx2a gene encoding neuronal pentraxin-2a isoform X1, with protein MLALVVGLLYLVAGRAVRSQDATGSRFVCNAIPPGAEPGCGYGPTGNRVQSSSPVEDELRNTIIQLRETILQQKETIVSQQGTIKELNSKLARCEAAADESSQGKSRGQGSRRKEYGKNTMGDLPRDPSETIDQLGKTMQSLKGRLENLESLRLPITNVSTAGVSALTPLPPELRELLRQRLGALETQLLRKVAELEEEKSQLYNETAAHRQRTESALNSLLERITELEKNNNAFKSPEDFKVSLPLRTNYLYGRIKKSLPEMYAFTVCMWLKSSASPGIGTPFSYGVPGQANEIVLIEWGNNPIELLVNDKVAQLPLSVSDGRWHHICITWTTRDGFWEAYQDGERLGTGDNLAPWHPIKPGGVIILGQEQDIVGGRFDATQAFVGELSQFNMWDRVLRPVDIMGLANCSAYMPGNVVPWIDANVEVFGGATKAALEICEDRAFDS; from the exons ATGCTGGCCTTAGTAGTTGGACTGTTGTATCTAGTCGCTGGACGCGCGGTGCGAAGCCAGGATGCTACAGGTAGCCGCTTTGTATGTAACGCTATTCCTCCGGGCGCAGAGCCCGGCTGCGGGTATGGTCCTACGGGGAACCGTGTCCAGAGCAGCAGCCCAGTGGAGGACGAGCTTCGGAATACGATCATCCAGCTTAGGGAGACCATCCTGCAGCAGAAGGAGACCATCGTGAGCCAGCAGGGAACCATCAAGGAGCTCAACTCAAAGCTTGCGCGCTGTGAGGCGGCAGCCGACGAGTCGTCGCAGGGCAAGTCCCGAGGTCAGGGCTCCAGACGGAAGGAGTACGGCAAGAACACCATGGGAGACTTGCCCCGGGACCCCAGTGAAACTATAGATCAACTGGGCAAGACCATGCAGAGTCTTAAAGGTCGGCTGGAGAACTTGGAG AGTTTGCGTCTCCCCATCACAAATGTGTCAACCGCTGGTGTCTCGGCCCTGACTCCCTTGCCACCAGAGCTCAGGGAGCTGCTGCGGCAACGTTTGGGGGCGCTGGAGACCCAGCTCCTCCGGAAGGTggctgagctggaggaggagaagagccAGCTCTACAATGAAACAGCAGCCCACCGCCAACGCACCGAGAGTGCGCTCAATTCCCTCCTGGAGAGGATCACAGAGCTCGAAAAAA ATAATAATGCCTTCAAGTCACCTGAGGATTTCAAGGTGTCCCTTCCTCTCCGTACAAACTACCTGTATGGACGCATCAAGAAGAGCCTCCCGGAGATGTACGCCTTCACTGTCTGCATGTGGCTCAAGTCCAGCGCTAGTCCGGGAATAGGAACTCCATTTTCATACGGCGTTCCAGGCCAGGCCAATGAGATAGTCCTCATCGAATGGGGGAACAATCCCATTGAGCTACTAGTCAATGACAAG GTGGCCCAACTCCCTCTGTCAGTGAGTGACGGGCGCTGGCACCACATTTGCATCACCTGGACAACTAGAGATGGTTTCTGGGAGGCTTACCAGGATGGCGAGCGTTTAGGCACTGGGGAcaacctggccccctggcaccCAATTAAACCTGGAGGGGTGATCATCCTGGGCCAGGAGCAG GACATTGTGGGAGGCCGTTTTGATGCCACCCAGGCTTTTGTGGGCGAGCTGAGCCAGTTCAACATGTGGGACAGAGTACTGCGGCCTGTGGACATCATGGGCCTGGCCAACTGTTCAGCATACATGCCTGGAAACGTGGTTCCTTGGATTGATGCTAACGTGGAAGTGTTTGGAGGTGCCACCAAGGCTGCTCTGGAAATCTGTGAAGACCGTGCTTTTGATTCCTAA